The DNA sequence TACCTTTTGGCTCATTTCTTGCATAACAGTTTACAAATCACTCTTGCGAATGGGTAGAGGTAAAATTACTTGTATTCTGAATACACAGCATTTGCATGAGCATCGTTCTGAAACATAAATAGTTGACTCACTACAAATCCAACCACAGCTGCATTCATCCACTTGATTCATCACCTGAAATAACAACGCCCCGGTTTTTCTTCCAAATCCTGATTCCCCCAACTAGATATAACGTTTATTTTATGCCCACGGAGGCAAATAAACTATGAGGAAGCAAATGTCCATCACACCGGTGGCTGTTGGAAAAATCAATTCCAAGGCCAGCCAGAGTATATAGTCTGTCATGACAGGACAGACCCAAAGGCTGAAGTGCCAAAGCAATATATAACATTTCTCAAAGCATacataattttccataataatGGTAGTTTGCTTCACAGTGACCAGGATACAAGTGCATTACCGATTTTGTGAAGGCATTCTATCTGATCCGTGCCTTAAACGGAAGCTACTGGACCTGGCACCGGGCTCTGACCTGCTGCTGGACTGGTGGTATGCTCTCCAACCTGCATCTCTATCAACATGACTCAATGACAATGAAGGCAAGTGGTCTCTTTCCCAAGCATGGAAGTGATTTGGTAGATGGTTTTCTTCTTGAAAATTGCGCCCTGATGAACTCGATGGGATTAGAAAAAAGCCACCACTTTGGTCTGGCGATGTGGCTATTGGTGCTAATTGAGCTGATCCACTGTGACTGCTGGATCGTCGGGAGCCGGTAGTGATAGGTGTCCGCATTGTGGTTGAGTTCGGAGGTTGCTGTGGTTGGTAGTATGCCTGAAGAGCCTGAACTCTATCCCTAGCCCGGGCATTGCTACCAGGATAAGGAGGGATCATTGAGGAAGCAACTGAGCTCCCCGCTCTGGCAGCAGAACTGCAGAAATTAATGTGGATTGAAACAAATATTacattcatgaaaataaatgtaatttacTATTGTGAGGCAACTCTAAATTGTAGTGGCACCTGTGACCGACAAGGAAGGGATGCATGAAAGATCCTGATCTTGGTACATCCGAACCACCCCTGACTGGCCTTTGGCTACCAGGGGATCCTGATGGCTGATCGGCGGCAACTAGACGAGTACTTGCAGTGGAGAAAGGAGGGGAGTGGTGTTCCCAGCTGTGATAGTGAAGATCCACGGCAGGAAATGAGTATGAAGTTGGTATGTCACTGGGCACAGATGAACCATTCCAATGGTTGAAGTTTGAAGCCTCTGATACAGTTCCACCTGAATTGGAGGAGGATGGATGTATTGGTCCAAAGTAAGCAATATACGGGCAAGGATGACTGGCAGATGACACAGCTGTATGTTCAGCAAATATAGCATGTTGTCCCAATACATCATGATCTGCATCTCATCATTCCAGTAAATTAAGAGTTCAGTGTCATGCAgacatcattttaaaaaatggagaCGGTGATGAGCTACAAAAGGGATCTTACATGCAGATGATGAAAACTCCCCTTCCCTGGAAAAATAaggaatataaatattagttcaATAAGCATGCTACTACTTTCCATTTGAGTGTGGAGGAATAGTCTCTTAAAAAATGTCTAAAAATTTGACATTGaaagataaaacaattattcatcaacaatgaaaaaaatgtttttaaaaatgcaCAATTAACTCATCCCCATCCTCAACCTCCATGTTGAACAGACAATACTCAACTTGGGTTGTGCATTCAAAACATTGTACAAAACATATAGCACTACTCTATTCTCTCTATAACATGGTAAGGAAAGTAAACCTCAAGGGTGAATCCATTTACTGATCTAATTAAAGCACATTCATTAAGGTAGGAAAACTATTTCATGATTCAACAAATTAGAAGCATGATGAAACAACAACCTAGACACAAAGATTAAATGCATTAATGCAACAGGCCTTCATTTTGGCTGCAACTGCAATCTCAAGAAACATACTGAAATATTGCCCAATTAAGCCCAACATAAAAAAGAACTGGGCCTTCTGTTGGGAGTTCAAAAGAGTACTCAAACCCACTTCATTAGCCAATGACATtactaaagaagaaaaaaggatGAAAGGAAGGCGGTTGCTTCAAAGTTCATCGTTCCCAAATATTATTAGGGTGGAAGCAACGCTGCCAAGACATGGAACAAGCAGAAAGAACTGGACTAGAAAGTAAGGTATATgtcaaactatattttttattgataaagaGAATCAATCTCTGCTGTGGTATCAATGATTCAGAATAGATATGTTGTACAATAAATTTCCTAACCTTACCAGATATTCTAGATATCTGAACTCTCCCTCTAATTTTCTTTCTCACAACTCCCAACTGACTCTAGTCATCTCTGCCTCTCCATTTTATTACCGAAAAGAAGTAGCTATTCTGTTTTTAAGAGAAACTGGTTCTCATCCCCTATTAATCATGTTATTCCTCCTAACAAAAGGCCCATCTTGTATTCATCCTTGCTTTCAATTAAAATGCAATTCTTAGCCACCAAAATATAAGGGTATAGACAATCTAATTTTAAAAGAGCTGTTTCCGAAAGCACAGAAAAGCCTCCTAGTTTTTTTGGGGGGTTATACACTAAACCCCCCAAAACCAAACAGATACATTATGATTTTGATGAATCCCATTGTCTGGTATAGCTAGCTACTACACCGAAAGTCATTCTGTATTTAAACAATTGGAAATAAAGAAGTTCCACGTAAATAAACAGCTAAGGGAGCAACTAAGTTTGCGTTTGGGTCTTCATCCATTATCCATATTTCATGACAAATTCCCAAAAAACTCAAACTAGTAGTTGCGCTTCAATTTAAACTCCCAATGCACAGACAAACACATAGTCAGTaacaacctttaaatttttacTGACACCATCACCTTCAAAATTGTGATGCTACCCAAGATTTCCACTAGTCTTTGCAACATTCTTTTCTTGTTTGCCAAAATAGTGGTTAAAATATAGCAAGGACTTCAGGGTTCagatttattaataaaatcagTAGCTTTAACCACATTCGACTTCAATGAACCTAATTAGGTtccatattaaaataaaaacattttactTCAGCGTATTGCATCCCATTGCAGCAACCCtttataataattgttaaaatgatgtatgtgaaACCaccaatacaataaataaaagtcAGATATGGTTGTTGCACACTGTAACTACGCAAAAGAGTGTTTTGAAACCAGTCTTTCTGTAACTACTTTTggtgtcattttttaattacacaattttatcctttaacaaattaaaaaatttcttaataaaatatgtaactgCAGAACTCCCGATCTATTTACTCAAATGTAAATACATAAGTTCTCCTCTTAAAAATAACTACCACATACGTTTTTTTTCTAAAccattcttacaaaattatatttcttaaaattgtattattttaatgtgataaaaatgtggacacaaaggAGCAATAGTGCATGGCCTCTGGTAGAACAatataaagaacaaaataataCAGCAAATGTCTAGTCCAAGCcaatgaaacaaaatagataTTAGCTTCTATGCATTAGGCTTACTCGAAAGATGATGGAAGTCGTGTCAGGTTGCCAAAAGGGCACCAATGAACTCCAAAAGACTGCAAACACCATACAGTTAAAAAGGCAGTCAAAATGATGAGCAAGATGTTATCCACccacataaaaagaaaaaaaaaactactccAATTAAAAGAGAGGTAATCCCAGCCATTAAAAGTCAAAGTCCAACTACTAACTAATAAATTGGATAATGAATTTCATCTAGAATTATTAACTCATACATGGCAAATGGAGGGAAACAATAACAGCATATGTTTGTGGTACATTAAGAGTTGCAGATTGAAAGAAAGTAGAGGAGTAAAGGCATTAGGCAGAGTAAGCTCACAATCATCTAAGGCCAAAGGAGATagtgaaataattttaactagCTTCCCTTTTTACTTAAATGTAGACAGCTAcgcttttgcttttgcttttggtctataatttcatataattttatgtaGCATATAGTTAAATGCGCTCCAAATCCCAATAAAACATTCAGAGAATGACTTCTTGATAAAACCAAGCATAGAACAAGTTTGCAATTTCTGTCTCTCTCTCTTGCGCGCTCTCTTGCGGCACACACACATAATCAATAGAGGAGTATTTATGCAAGCCTACACTCAAGTGCAAGCCTAAAATATTACAAACAAAAAGTTAACAGCACTCTTACCATCTCAGAGTAGCTGAGATCATAAAGGTCCTCGTCATGTGTCCACTCATCCATGCTAAACTCTGGATATGACCGGCTACCATTAGCATAAAGCCATTGACCTTTCTCAATCTTCCGACAATTAGGGCACTGCATTGCTCCTTTTACGTTGAATGCCGAACCAATACAATCTAAATAATGTAAATCAATAAGAATATTACTATTGCatatatttttgtcaataaGAAATCAGTGCATGCAGAAATTCATGACATCATTATTGATTCACAATTCCACTACTGAAGTATTATTGTTCAGTGTAAGAAAAACTCATGACATCACTATTTCTTCTATATATTCCACTACTGAATTATTATTGATCAGtgtaagaaaaacaaaacaagataCATGAGTGTTTCTTTTGCCCCTTGTAAAGTGATTAACAAAGGCGAAGGAGGGACACAACATACCATCTTCTCCCTAAAAGAGAATCATTCTCCACGGATAAGGTGAAGTCAGAAAGTGACATTAAAATGcactttcatttcaaaataagaTTTACACGTTTATGCCTCATCCACCATTCCAAAAAAGGATATGAAATTCCACCACAGTAAAACCAAACACCATATATATTGACCCAactttacatataaaaaaatatttgatttaagaaACCTGTAAATCCAATCAAAGATCTGAGTTTAAGACCATTGCATCAGCAATTTAAATCCAATCAAGTATTGCAAATTAGTAGATAAGACTCAGAAGCTTCAATGGAAACAACTATCTCAAATGATCCCAGATTGTTCACACCTATCTCAAAGGCAAATGATGCAGCAGTCATCTACTTGAGCAGAGACCGGATAAGAAAGACCAAAAATACAATGTGTGGGACAACTAGGATTGGGGGGAACAGTGACGACTGCACAAAGGTCAATTGATTTTATCTTCTCAAGAAAAAATCTAATGTGATTACTTTTATACCAATTTTCACTCAAtgattaaaaatcaattaaggaTCCAAGAACAAGGTTCAGATCAGACAATGGAATGAATTGCTATTTCAATCAACTGTCTCCTTAATCATAAGGAAAATCCATGATTCTTCATGCGTAAACACAAGCAAAATGGGAAGGCAAAAAATGAGCAATTTCTCAGCCAAAAGCTGAGCTTTCTCCTTCAAAGAAAGGTTTCTATTCCCGTTAGGAACAAGCAATTTTCACAGTTTCATACATGATAAATAAACCTCTCCAACAAGTCACATAGAGTTCTGAAACAGTTTTAATACTTACTTCAAGACCGTAAATGGAATTATTCCTACAGTATTTTGGGTCTACAACCTTTGTTCATATTCACAGCCAATACAGGCAAACTTGATCCTAAGGCTGTCATGTGGGTTTTTCCTTAGTTAATTTTTCACTCAAAAAGGTTACATGGTCTAAGACCCCTAATCCAAAAAATGGTACATATTTGCTGATATGCCCTTTAAACGAAAAAAAGTTTTTCTCTCCAACATTTCTTCTCAAAAGATTCCAATGATAGATGATGAACAATGTGAACTTCCTGAACAACCAAAAGTGTCAGCAAGTACTACCCAGTTGTACCCCAGCTTCAATAAACTCTGCTCCTACTTCAGAGCTTGGCCCAACATAAAGTGTCCTAAATCAGCCAGTCAAAAAGAAGAATCCAATGACAGATGATGAACAACATCACCTTCTTGAAAGGGTCAGCAAGTACTGGAAGCCATAAGGTCCCCCAGCTTCAATAAACTTTGCTTCTAAGTCAGAGATTGAACCCAACATAAAGTCTCATAAATCAGCCTGTGAACCATAAAATGAGTTACCCAACTATGCCATTGGTATATGAATGTCAAAGTAACTCACAATTTCTCAAGATTCTCTGAAGTGACTGAAAAGAAGAGTCAACCTAAAATAACACATGTTCAAGAATCCAACCAAGTCTTGAAATTGAGATAGTTGAAGGAACTGTACAAATAAATGAAGTCCCGCAGATGACCTAGATCTTctcattgatttataaaaggtACTTGAAACTGAACCCCATTACCCTCTCTATCTAACTTTGCTATAACAAAGGATGAGAATTGGAAAAGACTGACACAGGATACTGTTGACAAACCAAAAGGGATGAATATTGTTGACTCGAAAAGGATTTTCACATTAAAGTACAAGGCAGATGAATCTCTGCAAACATACAAAGGTTGGACACCAAAGGTTACTCCGAAACTTATGGGACTGTACAAACTATATTACCATTGGCACACATTTTAGTTAGTAAATTCAGTACAGTGCCAAGAACGTATTTCTGTATGAAAATCTGAGTAACCCACCAAGATATGAAAAAAGAACAGAAATAACAAGGTGCACAACCTGCAGCATGCCCTTTACAAATTACAGATCCTACACATTGGTTAAGAAGGTTAGAAAAGGTCATTAAAGGAGTTTGGGACAAATAAAGCCTAGATGAAATAACAAAGAAATTTGAAGTGGCACGCTCCAGCAAACAGAGCttcatatttttacaaaatgaaACAGATTCATGGATGGAAACAAGATAAATTGGATGCAAGCAAGCCCCTACTCCATTCATCTCAAGCATAAGCTATGGGGAGCTAAAGTAAAACCTGCAGTAGACAAAAGAATGAACCGAAGATGGCTGGAAGACTGATCTTGTTTAAACATGCAAGACATAGCATATTCAGTTAGTTTCATTAGTCAATTCATGCACAACCCAAGAGAACCTCACCTTCAATCTGCATACAGAGTTTTACGCAATTCACAAGGGAACcccaaaaatagttttattcaAGAATAGAGAAAAAGTGATGTTAGGATCCAATTGCAAAGTATGGGAGTTCCGTCCCATATTTGAAGTAAGGATTCTAGTGTGGACTGTAGGGATCATTGGCTCTTCAACTACAATAGCTAGATTTTGTGGTATGATTCACTTAAGGTTCTTATCAATTAGTAGAAGAGCTTGGAACATTTTTTTCAACAGCAAAGAAGCCTAATAGGTATTGCACTACTCACCAAAGTAGTCAAAGGGAAAGTGCATAACAAACCAACATGATCGTAATGGAGTACGATGGGATGTTAGAATCCAGTTGGTATAGGACTTGAGTCCCACAATCGACGTATAGGATTTTAAAATAGGGTTAGCTAGACCTTGTTGGGCTTTCCAACTACAACAACTATCTTTT is a window from the Vigna unguiculata cultivar IT97K-499-35 chromosome 7, ASM411807v1, whole genome shotgun sequence genome containing:
- the LOC114191097 gene encoding E3 ubiquitin-protein ligase RFI2-like, whose amino-acid sequence is MGLGNDEEEDNNNNSNSNKVDDEGDDGCGKSFASVYCSICLEHVADNGDRSWATLQCGHQFHLDCIGSAFNVKGAMQCPNCRKIEKGQWLYANGSRSYPEFSMDEWTHDEDLYDLSYSEMSFGVHWCPFGNLTRLPSSFEEGEFSSSAYHDVLGQHAIFAEHTAVSSASHPCPYIAYFGPIHPSSSNSGGTVSEASNFNHWNGSSVPSDIPTSYSFPAVDLHYHSWEHHSPPFSTASTRLVAADQPSGSPGSQRPVRGGSDVPRSGSFMHPFLVGHSSAARAGSSVASSMIPPYPGSNARARDRVQALQAYYQPQQPPNSTTMRTPITTGSRRSSSHSGSAQLAPIATSPDQSGGFFLIPSSSSGRNFQEENHLPNHFHAWERDHLPSLSLSHVDRDAGWRAYHQSSSRSEPGARSSSFRLRHGSDRMPSQNR